Genomic segment of Actinomycetota bacterium:
GGGCACGCCTCCCGAGGCCACCACGTTGCGAGCCGCCTCGGCCACAGCTATCTGGGTGCCCAGGTAGGGATCCAGGTATACGTAACGCGAGTTGCCGTCGCAGGATATGGCCAGGGCCTTGCTGGTGCCCTTAACCCGCAGCACGGCGGCATCGGATCCCGGGTAGACCACGGTATTCAGCTGCACCATGTGGTCGTACTGTTCGTAGACCCATCTCTTGTCGCAGAGGTTGGGGCTGCCCGCCAGGCGGAGCAGGACCTCGCCGTAATCCGAGGGGTGATCCAGGGAGGAGAGGTCCAGGGACCGCACCTCGTCCAGGTATTCCGGCCTCTCCGAGGGTCGGTCGTAGACCGGTCCCTGGGCCAAGGTGGTGGCGGGCACGTCAGCCACCTTCTCCCCGTGCCAGTAGACCTCCAGCCGGTCCCCCTCGATGACCTCCCCGATGACCACGGCGTTGAGGTCCCACTTGCCACAGATTTCCATCACCTGGTCCAGCTTGGAGGGCTCCACGATGGCCAACATGCGCTCCTGGGACTCGGAGATCATGATCTCGAAGGGTTCCATCTCCTCGCGCAGGGGGACCTTCTCCAGCCACACCCTCATGCCCACGCCACCGCGGGCGGCCGTCTCCGAGCAGGCGCAGGACAGCCCGGCAGCCCCCAGGTCCTGGAGCCCCACCAGGAGGCCTCGGTCCAGGAGCTCCAGGCAGGCCTCGATAAGCAGCTTCTCGGTGAAGGGATCGCCCACCTGCACGCTGGGGCGTTTCTCCTGGCTGGTCTCGTCGAACTCCTGCGAGGCCAGGATGGAGGCGCCGCCTATGCCGTCCCTGCCGGTGCGGTTCCCGATGAGCACCACCGCGTTGCCCACCCCGGTAGCCACGCCCCGAATGAGCTTCTCCTTGGGCATGATTCCCACGCACATCACGTTGACCAGGGGGTTCTCGTCGTAGCAAGGATCGAAGTAGATGTCCCCGCCCACGGTGGGGATGCCCAGGCAGTTGCCGTACCCGGCGATTCCGGCCACCACGCCGCTTAAGAGGTAGCGGTTGCGAGGCTTGGAGGGGTCACCGAAGCGCAGGGGATCCAGGCAGGCGATGGGCCGGGCCCCCATGGTGAAGATGTCCCGCACGATGCCCCCTATGCCCGTGGCCGCCCCCTGGTAGGGCTCCACCGCGCTGGGGTGGTTGTGGGACTCCATCTTGAAGGCCACCGCCAGCCCGCCCCCGATGTCGATTACCCCCGCGTTCTCACCCGGTCCCTGCAGCACGTAGGAGGCCCGGGTGGGAAGCTGGGAGAGCACCATCTTGGAGCTCTTGTAGGAGCAGTGCTCGCTCCACATGAGGGAATACATCCCCAGCTCCACCTTGTTGGGTTCCCGCCCCAGGAGCCGGACGATGTCCCGGTATTCGTCCGCCGTCAGACCCAGTTCCTCGTACAGCTCCGCCATGGCCTCATCTCCAATCGCCGTTCCACCGCATCCGTCACCGCTCCGCCTATTCCGTCCCCGCTTGCCCCGGCGATCGACCACGCAAAATTGTACGATACCCCATTTTCAGGCTCTCCCCACCTTGTCTCGTTTTAACTTCCCCGGCGATCGACCCCCGGCAACCGAAACGGGCCTTCCTTCTCGCCTCGGTTACACCTGGCCCCAACCTCGATCTACCTGGCATATTATTCCAGCTACGGCTCACGTCCTCATCCCCTTTCCCGGTAGTGCTCGAGGATGGATTCCCAGATCACCAGGCCGTCGGTGCTCCCCAGTATCTCCTCCGAGGCCCTCTCCGGGTGGGGCATGAGTCCGAAGACGTTAAATCCTTCGTTGCATATGCCGGCGATGTTGTCCAGGGAACCGTTAGGGTTGGACTCCGGGTTGACCTCACCGTTCTGGTCACAGTAACGCAGTATAACCCGCCCCTCCTCCACCAGCCGCCGGTGGGTGGCGGGATCCACCACGTAATTGCCCTCGTTGTGGGCTATGGGAATACGCAGGACCTGCCCCGGCTGAGCGCGGTTGGTCCAGGGGGTGGCGGTGTTTTCCACCCTCAGGTTTACGAAGCGGCAGATGAAATGGAGGCTGGTGTTGCGCAGCATGGCGCCGGGGAGCAGTCCCGCCTCCAGGAGGATCTGGAATCCATTGCAGATGCCGATGACCAGCCCTCCCTCCCGGGCGAACCCGGCCACCGCCTCCATGACCGGGCTGAAGCGGGCTATGGCCCCGCACCGCAGGTAATCTCCGTAGGAGAATCCGCCCGGCAGGACCAGGCAGTCGTAGGACGAGACGACCCTTTCCTTGTGCCACACGTAATCCACGTCCTCCCGGAGTACCTTGTCGATGACGTGATAACAATCCGCTTCACAGTTGCTACCGGGGAAGACCACCACTCCGAACTTCATGGACACCTCTCCTCGGGGTCAAGAACTTTTACCAGTTATTACCTTTTCAGCACTTTCCTCCATCCCGCTCTCCACCGCCCGGCCGGCGAACCCGTCCCGGTACATAACCGGGGTCACCGCCTTTTCCTTTCCGGGTCCCCGCCATCCTTTTCCGAACCCTTCCCGTACATCCCGGAACCGGTTCCCGGGGCGGAATCATGGTCAACCCGTCTCCTCACTCTATCTCCACCCGGTAGTCCTCGATGATGGGGTTGGCCAGCAGGCGCTCGCACATCTCCCTGACACGCTCCTCGGCCTTGCCCTCATCCACTCCCTCCAGGCGCAGGGTGATGTACTTGCCGATGCGCACGTCTTTCACCTCGTCGTAGCCCAAGGACTTGAGGGCGCCCAGGGCAGCCTGACCCGCGGGATCGAGAATCCCCTTCTTGGGAGATACGTAGACCGCGGCGGCGATGCCGGTCTTTTCCTCGCTTATCCGGCGCAGGACCTCGGCATAGGTCTCCTCCACCCTCCCCAGGTCCTTTCGAAAACGGTCCTTGTCCATGATCTCCCCCGTCTCCGCGTCCCACAACCGGCACACGTCGGGGCTGAACTCGTCCCCCAGAAGGAGCCTCCCTTCCCGCGTCCCGAACTCCAGCTTGAAATCGGCCAAGATGAGCCCGCGTGCCTCGAAGTAGGGGCGCAGGATCTCGTTCACCCGCAGGGCTATGGAGGTCATCTCGTCCAGTTGCTCGTCGCCGGCCAGCCCCAGCTCATGGATGTGCTCACGAGTCAGCATGGGATCGCCAAGCTCGTCGTTCTTGTAGTAGTACTCCACGATGGGGGCCTTCATCTCCGTGCGCTCCGGGTAGCCCAGGCGCTTGGCCAGGCTTCCGGCGGCGAAGTTGCGCACGATTATCTCCACCGGGATCATCTCCAGCCACCAGGTGAGGATCTGGTTATCGGAGAGGAGCTTGATGTGGTGGGTATGGATGCCATGTTTTTCCAGGTACCGGAAGATAATGTCCGACATCCGGGCGTTCACCTTGCCCTTCCCGGCGATGACCCCGCGCTTCTTGCCGTCGAAGGCGGTGGCCTCGTCCTTGAACTCGTGGATGACCTGGCCGGGCTGGTCGGTGGCATAGACCCTCTTGGCCTTGCCCTCGTAGATGAGTTCCCGCTTTTCCATGCTCACTCTCCGTTTCCTTAGATCACCAACTCCTCCAGGCGCTTGAAGATGCGCCCCAGGTTGCGCAGGTGGGAAGGGAGGTCGAAGCAGGCCTCGAGCTCCTCCCGGTCGAGATACCCGATGACCTCGGGGTCTTCCAGGAGCAGGGCAAGAAAATCCCTCCCCGTGGACCAGGACTGCATGGCGTTGCGCTGCACCAGCGCGTAGGCTTCCTCCCGCGTCAGACCCTTCCTCACCAGGGCCAGAAGCACGCTCTCCGAGAAGACCAGGCCGCGGGTGAGCTCCAGGTTGCGGCGCATGTTCTCGGGGTAGAGGCTGAGACCGCGCATCACGCCGTGGAACTTCACCAGCATGTAGTGGAGCAGGGTGGTGGAATCGGGGATGATTACCCGCTCCACCGAGGAGTGGGAGATGTCCCGCTCGTGCCACAGGGCCACGTTCTCCAGGGCCGCCAGGGCGTTGGACCTCAGGACCCTGGCCAGGCCGCAGATGCGCTCGCAGAGGATGGGGTTGCGCTTGTGGGGCATGGCGCTGGACCCCTTCTGCCCCCGCCGGAAGGGCTCCTCCGCCTCCCGGACCTCGGTGCGCTGCAGGCCCCGCACCTCCAGGGCGAACTTCTCCAGGCTGGCCCCGGTCACGGCCAGGGCCACCAGGTACTCGGCGTGGCGGTCCCTCTGCAGGACCTGGGTGGAGACCTCCGCCGGTCGCAGTCCCAGCTTGCCGCACACGTACTCCTCCACCCAGGGGTCCAGGTGGGCGTAGGTGCCTACGGCGCCGGAGATCTTGCCGTAGCTTATGACCTCCCGGGCGCGGCGCAGGCGCTGGATGTTCCTCGCCATCTCGAAGGCCCAAAGGGCCAGCTTCTGGCCGAAGACCATGGGCTCGGCATGCACGCCGTGGGTGCGCCCCACCATGACCATGTCCCGGCATTCCAACGCCTTGGACCTGAGCGTGGAAGTCAGGGCCACCGCCTCGTCCAGGATGAGGTCCATGGCCTCCCGCATCTGGAGGGCCAGGCCGGTGTCCAGGATGTCGGAGGAGGTCATGCCGTAGTGGATGTAGCGGGAGGCCTCCCCCACGTTTTCGGCCACATTGGTGAGGAAGGCGATGACGTCGTGGTGGACGGTCTCCTCTATCTCCTTAACCCTGCGGGGATCGAAGGCCGCCCGGGCCCGTATCTCCTCCAGGGCCTCGCGGGGGACCTCCCCCCGTTCCACCCGCGCCTCCACGGCCAGGATCTCGATCTCCAGCCACTTGCGTAGCTTGTTCTCCTCGCTCCAGACGGAGGCCATCTCGGGGAGGGTATAGCGTTCGATCATCTCCTACCAGCCTTTTCCAAGTACGCCTTCCGAGCTTCCGGAAGATAGAAATCTTCCTCGACTATATTATCCTGCCCCGTGGTGCTTTGTAACCGCCCTTCCGCCTCCATGTCCCGGGTGCCTTGCGCCGCAACCCCACCCCCCTCGTTCACGGCGGCGGCGTGCTTCCGCCCGAGCCTCGCTATCCTTTCGAGAGGCTGTCGCGATAGGAGCGCCAGGCCTCGGCCACCTCTTCGTATTTCAGGGCCAGAATGGAGCAGGCCAAAAGGGCAGCGTTCACGGCGTTGTCCACCGCCACCGAGGCCACCGGGACCCCCCGGGGCATCTGGACCACGGACAGCAGGGCGTCCAAGCCGCCCAGTCCACCGGAGGAGAGGGGCAGGCCGATGACCGGTAGGGTAGTGAGAGAGGCTACCACCCCGGGAAGGTGAGCGGCCATGCCCGCGGCAGCGATGAAGGCCTCCACCCCCCGCGAAGGGGCCTCCTCCCGGACGAACTCCCACAACCTGTCCGGCTGACGGTGGGCGGAGATGACTTCCCAGATCACCTCCACGCCCATCTTCTCCAGGGTCTCCGCCGCGGGACGCACCCGTTCGCGATCCGACTCCGAGCCCATGAGCAAAGCGACTACCGGTGCCATCTCAAGTCAGACCTCCAACTCTTTCAGATCTGCGCCACTGCCGTAAAGCCGGCCCTCCGTACCAAACATCACAGTCATGCGCCGCCGCCGCAAGACCGTCCTTCCGCATCGTCCCTTCCGCGTCGTCCCCCAGCGAGGATGCGCGCCCGACCCGGGGCCGCCGCCTCAGGCGCTCTCCACCGCCCGCAGGGCGATGTCCCTCCGGTAATAGATATCCGTGAAGCTTATCCTCTCCACCGCCCGGTAAGCCCTCTCCCTGGCCTCCTGGAAATCCTTTCCAAGAGCGCTCACGTTAAGCACCCGGCCGCCGGCGGTGAGCACCTCCCCGCCCTCCCCCCGCCGGGTCCCGGCGTGGAAGACCACTACCCCGTCCAGGGAACCGGCCTCCTCCAGGCCGGAGACGGGATAACCCGTCCGGTAATCACCCGGGTACCCTCCCGAGGCCACCACCACGGTCACGCAGGCCTCGTCCCTCCATTTCAGCTCCACCTCCGGGAGGCGCCCCTCCAGGACGGCCAGCATGGCGGGGACGATGTCGCTCTCCAGCCTGGGGAGCACTGCCTGGGTCTCCGGGTCGCCGAAGCGCACGTTGAACTCCAGCACCTTGGGCCCTTCCCGGGTGAGGATGAGGCCGGCGTAGAGAATGCCCCGGTAATGGATGCCCCTTCCCGCCAGGGCTTTCGCCGTGGGGCGCAGTATATCCTCCACCACGCGGCGGTAGTCCTCGGCGGTCATCACCGGAACCGGGGAATAAGACCCCATGCCCCCGGTGTTGGGACCGGTATCCCCGTCCCCCACCCGCTTGTAATCCTGGGCCGGGGCCAGGGGCAGGATGTCCTCCCCGTCCACCAGGGTGAGCACGGAGACCTCCTGGCCCTCCAGGTACTCCTCGATGAGCACCTTCTTCCCCGCCTCCCCGAAGCGCCCCTCGAGGAAGCAGGCTTTGAGAGCCTCGTAGGCCGCCCGGTCGTCCCGGGCTATCACTACCCCCTTACCCGCGGCCAGGCCGTCCGCCTTGACCACGTAGGGCGGGCTTCCTTTCCGCACGCACTCCACCGCCGCGTCGTAATCGGTGAACACTTCCGCGGAACCAGTGGGGACCCCGGCCTCCTGCATGAGGCGCTTAGCGAAGTGCTTGCTCCCCTCCATCTGGGCTGCCTCCCGCCCGGGACCGAACACGGAGAGGCCCCGCTTCTCGAAGACGTCAGCGATGCCCGCCACCAGGGGCGCCTCCGGGCCCACCACGGTGAGTTCGATCCTCTCCCGCTCGGCGAAAGCGGCCAGGGCCTCCAGGTCCTCGGCCTTGATGTCCACGCAGGTGCCCAGCTCGGCCATCCCCGCGTTGCCGGGAGCGCAGAACAATTCATCGATCAGCGGCGACCGAGCTATCTTCCAGGCCAAGGCATGCTCCCGCCCGCCGCTTCCCACCACCATGACCTTCATGGACTACCTCCTCCGGTCATCCCCCAAACCCC
This window contains:
- the purL gene encoding phosphoribosylformylglycinamidine synthase subunit PurL, with protein sequence MAELYEELGLTADEYRDIVRLLGREPNKVELGMYSLMWSEHCSYKSSKMVLSQLPTRASYVLQGPGENAGVIDIGGGLAVAFKMESHNHPSAVEPYQGAATGIGGIVRDIFTMGARPIACLDPLRFGDPSKPRNRYLLSGVVAGIAGYGNCLGIPTVGGDIYFDPCYDENPLVNVMCVGIMPKEKLIRGVATGVGNAVVLIGNRTGRDGIGGASILASQEFDETSQEKRPSVQVGDPFTEKLLIEACLELLDRGLLVGLQDLGAAGLSCACSETAARGGVGMRVWLEKVPLREEMEPFEIMISESQERMLAIVEPSKLDQVMEICGKWDLNAVVIGEVIEGDRLEVYWHGEKVADVPATTLAQGPVYDRPSERPEYLDEVRSLDLSSLDHPSDYGEVLLRLAGSPNLCDKRWVYEQYDHMVQLNTVVYPGSDAAVLRVKGTSKALAISCDGNSRYVYLDPYLGTQIAVAEAARNVVASGGVPMALTNCLNFGNPERPDIFWQFRESVRGLADAARFLELPVVSGNVSFYNESFGKAIYPTPIVGMVGLIGNLAHRRTMGFPGEGLLVVLLGETGEDLGGSEYLRLIHGLVAGSPPRLDLDLEKRVQTACIEAIRRGMVLSAHDCSEGGVALALLECCCAGGVGASLRVETGLPPHAWLFGESQSRFVVTVTEEDLDSLRALAGSRQIPLSVLGKTGGNRLVVNDWIDLGLLDMSRAREEALERILSGEAGG
- the purQ gene encoding phosphoribosylformylglycinamidine synthase subunit PurQ — its product is MKFGVVVFPGSNCEADCYHVIDKVLREDVDYVWHKERVVSSYDCLVLPGGFSYGDYLRCGAIARFSPVMEAVAGFAREGGLVIGICNGFQILLEAGLLPGAMLRNTSLHFICRFVNLRVENTATPWTNRAQPGQVLRIPIAHNEGNYVVDPATHRRLVEEGRVILRYCDQNGEVNPESNPNGSLDNIAGICNEGFNVFGLMPHPERASEEILGSTDGLVIWESILEHYRERG
- a CDS encoding phosphoribosylaminoimidazolesuccinocarboxamide synthase encodes the protein MEKRELIYEGKAKRVYATDQPGQVIHEFKDEATAFDGKKRGVIAGKGKVNARMSDIIFRYLEKHGIHTHHIKLLSDNQILTWWLEMIPVEIIVRNFAAGSLAKRLGYPERTEMKAPIVEYYYKNDELGDPMLTREHIHELGLAGDEQLDEMTSIALRVNEILRPYFEARGLILADFKLEFGTREGRLLLGDEFSPDVCRLWDAETGEIMDKDRFRKDLGRVEETYAEVLRRISEEKTGIAAAVYVSPKKGILDPAGQAALGALKSLGYDEVKDVRIGKYITLRLEGVDEGKAEERVREMCERLLANPIIEDYRVEIE
- the purB gene encoding adenylosuccinate lyase, with product MIERYTLPEMASVWSEENKLRKWLEIEILAVEARVERGEVPREALEEIRARAAFDPRRVKEIEETVHHDVIAFLTNVAENVGEASRYIHYGMTSSDILDTGLALQMREAMDLILDEAVALTSTLRSKALECRDMVMVGRTHGVHAEPMVFGQKLALWAFEMARNIQRLRRAREVISYGKISGAVGTYAHLDPWVEEYVCGKLGLRPAEVSTQVLQRDRHAEYLVALAVTGASLEKFALEVRGLQRTEVREAEEPFRRGQKGSSAMPHKRNPILCERICGLARVLRSNALAALENVALWHERDISHSSVERVIIPDSTTLLHYMLVKFHGVMRGLSLYPENMRRNLELTRGLVFSESVLLALVRKGLTREEAYALVQRNAMQSWSTGRDFLALLLEDPEVIGYLDREELEACFDLPSHLRNLGRIFKRLEELVI
- the purE gene encoding 5-(carboxyamino)imidazole ribonucleotide mutase gives rise to the protein MAPVVALLMGSESDRERVRPAAETLEKMGVEVIWEVISAHRQPDRLWEFVREEAPSRGVEAFIAAAGMAAHLPGVVASLTTLPVIGLPLSSGGLGGLDALLSVVQMPRGVPVASVAVDNAVNAALLACSILALKYEEVAEAWRSYRDSLSKG
- the purD gene encoding phosphoribosylamine--glycine ligase, whose protein sequence is MKVMVVGSGGREHALAWKIARSPLIDELFCAPGNAGMAELGTCVDIKAEDLEALAAFAERERIELTVVGPEAPLVAGIADVFEKRGLSVFGPGREAAQMEGSKHFAKRLMQEAGVPTGSAEVFTDYDAAVECVRKGSPPYVVKADGLAAGKGVVIARDDRAAYEALKACFLEGRFGEAGKKVLIEEYLEGQEVSVLTLVDGEDILPLAPAQDYKRVGDGDTGPNTGGMGSYSPVPVMTAEDYRRVVEDILRPTAKALAGRGIHYRGILYAGLILTREGPKVLEFNVRFGDPETQAVLPRLESDIVPAMLAVLEGRLPEVELKWRDEACVTVVVASGGYPGDYRTGYPVSGLEEAGSLDGVVVFHAGTRRGEGGEVLTAGGRVLNVSALGKDFQEARERAYRAVERISFTDIYYRRDIALRAVESA